In Homalodisca vitripennis isolate AUS2020 unplaced genomic scaffold, UT_GWSS_2.1 ScUCBcl_2760;HRSCAF=7827, whole genome shotgun sequence, the sequence TTAACTAGTATATTCTAGTATGTAATATCATTTATTCAGGAATTCAGACGCAAACTTTCTGCTCAACAGCAATAACTTATCAAACACTccttaacataattataatagaaTAGGTTGCAATGTATAATACTCCAATCTCAAAAATGAATTaagtatattttgatttagttGATATAGTGAATATTTACTAATCTTCTCTCTAATATCTCTTACGTATTAAAtgctatattaaattaattaagatttataaaagtctgcatatgtttaaaaaacacaaaaatttttatactaaaaaaactaGGTTCTGTTTTCTAATGGTAgaatgcaaataataatataaattaaattatctttgatgaaaaggatggattccaatcctcgaaacgtcgtgttatacgttttgtaacaataactattgcaaacgtccgaaatcctgttatttactattataattaaatttgcttataacttttaatacaactatATATTACCTTGCTTGAATTCcccaaaaattacaattacttttataGGTTTAATAGTAAACATTATAATACTGATTAACTTacgaaaacataaaataatgtagttAATACACCGTGTAGTTTATTTAGCACAAACATATTTAGTATCAGGATGGAGACGCTCATGGGAGGatgctctgtacggtacgtaagtGGAACAAGGATCTCTGAGTTTCTCCCTGCTGACTCCACATATCTCGCTGCCACCGTCCTCTCTATACTGGACATGGACGACTCTTACCTCCTCTAACCACTGGACCCGACGCCGGTTTGATACATGTACTCCACCTATAGGGTCATAAATACATGATTTCGGACAGTTCTAagcattaaaaacttgaaataataattaaaatgtaataactatgGGTGATATTGTTGGAAATGTGATAGTAAATCAAAAAGGAACAATTAAGTTAAAGGAGAATAAAAGAGTATTTTATCTATCCCGAAACGAAATAAAATAGGTTAATCTGGAGTGTAGCGTCACATGCCAGCTTGACGTCACGTCCTCAACAGGAGATCCTCGTGGTTACCTCCAGCTGCGTCACATAttcaatgaatttaattattaattaactgtccagaatcataaattaattttattaaataccttGATTGCTTATCACAAACGAGTGCCACGTTTCATTTTAACtaccaaaaaattacatttataaggaATACTAATCACGTTATTTTTGTGTTTGGTTTTCaggataaacaaaataataaattaattgtctatttagttttgggttaataacatacatttttctaaaacaacttaTCTGATCATAAATATTATGGTAAGGCAATGTGCTGACatgtattgatatatttatggTATGTGCTAGTGATGGGAAaatcgaatactttaaagaatcgaatacagtgaattcgaattcacccctgtatttgaatatgtattcgaatacaagtattcgaatacttttgctcagctgagcgtttctaacagacaggtctagacctgtcttacttcTTTCCCGCGATCTATTGTTCCTGggttatttcacttgtttgtcacgaattcaccactgtattcgaatactttggcttttggtacctcgtataaacaagtcatacccatgatatacgaacttcagaagaaattatctttgtttacctgctacttcagttccgtctgaaagactattttccacagcaggtcttctcactaattaccgtagaaatagactgaagccagaaaacctcaataatattttgtttgtacacaacaacataaaataaatattcatattcgtCTTTATTACTTAGGACTGTAactcttaaattaataatatgtatttttaaatttaataattatacatttttcaagtattaaaatttgtaattattttttcaaattatgaatctcccctaaattattctgttcaaagtctccatatatgtattcattttaaaccccatatgaatacgaatacagctcttggatattttatttgaatactatttgtcagaataaacgaatactccagatttgaattcaattcttccagagaaattgtattcatttcaaaagtattcgaattcattttgatgtattcgaataaGTGAATACTCAGGCTGTATTCGAATATTATTCGATTCTGAATttgattctcccatcactagtaTGTGCCCATGTTTGGTAATCAGAGCCAGTTGAGAGAGAATGTTTATAAGGGGTAGTCACAGTTAACAGTGGTAGAAAAGTATATCGGCTATATtactaatgtaaattattatagaGTATTACATGTTAACTGATTAATTTGgtgtttattttatgaatactgaagttttatacttattactgtttgttacatatataattaatttaaaattacacactggctgataattttgataattgcCTGAGCGTTAATGAAATTTTTCACTCGATAGGATGgagcattttaatttatgtgcaATTGTCTCAaacgatatctcaaaaattaaaattttatatgaggcttcatttttatatgaacaaTATCGAGTTCGATCATGATGCGATCAAATTCCATGGAATTTGaccgttagtaaatatttttacacttatgaTACGGGCAAACATTATAGCGGCGagaaaattaatgaatacatttGTTGGAAATCTGAGTAcataatatgaaaatgaaattttgatatgTTGAATATTCTGcaccaaatttataaataaggttttaataattaacactGCCAGAAGGAACAAACATGGGAAAAAAtgagaatataaaaaagaaagattttaactTTACACGTAAAAATTTGGCTCAATCTTTAATTTTCTGCAGAGAAAAGAACGAGTTATATGATAATGCGTGTTGGATCCTGGagtttggctgagtgtcattgaaacTGTTTactcagtaaatttaaaaaaatgtttttccttctGCCGGGGGTATGGATAACTTTTTCTGTACGACTGCCTGTTTGTCTATTTTATGTAGGCTTCAGAACATAATGAGCCATAGgctagaaattttaatttaacgcAACGGTCGCTTTAgtgtaaatctaaattttatatatcgTTTACTACCGTACTCAAGTTAATT encodes:
- the LOC124372219 gene encoding uncharacterized protein LOC124372219; the protein is MPLPGNMAIRPIGKRFLSHVFSRQPMSEQSIVSNCTVTGDHEHQIQSHDKSRNVDLGISKNGGVHVSNRRRVQWLEEVRVVHVQYREDGGSEICGVSREKLRDPCSTYVPYRASSHERLHPDTKYVCAK